The Fibrobacter sp. genome contains a region encoding:
- the tet(W) gene encoding tetracycline resistance ribosomal protection protein Tet(W): protein MKIINIGILAHVDAGKTTLTESLLYASGAISEPGSVEKGTTRTDTMFLERQRGITIQAAVTSFQWHRCKVNIVDTPGHMDFLAEVYRSLAVLDGAILVISAKDGVQAQTRILFHALRKMNIPTVIFINKIDQAGVDLQSVVQSVRDKLSADIIIKQTVSLSPEIVLEENTDIEAWDAVIENNDELLEKYIAGEPISREKLAREEQQRVQDASLFPVYHGSAKNGLGIQPLMDAVTGLFQPIGEQGGAALCGSVFKVEYTDCGQRRVYLRLYSGTLRLRDTVALAGREKLKITEMRIPSKGEIVRTDTAYQGEIVILPSDSVRLNDVLGDQTRLPRKRWREDPLPMLRTTIAPKTAAQRERLLDALTQLADTDPLLRCEVDSITHEIILSFLGRVQLEVVSALLSEKYKLETVVKEPSVIYMERPLKAASHTIHIEVPPNPFWASIGLSVTPLSLGSGVQYESRVSLGYLNQSFQNAVRDGIRYGLEQGLFGWNVTDCKICFEYGLYYSPVSTPADFRSLAPIVLEQALKESGTQLLEPYLSFILYAPQEYLSRAYHDAPKYCATIETAQVKKDEVVFTGEIPARCIQAYRTDLAFYTNGRSVCLTELKGYQAAVGQPVIQPRRPNSRLDKVRHMFQKVM, encoded by the coding sequence ATGAAAATAATCAATATTGGAATTCTTGCCCATGTAGACGCTGGAAAGACGACCTTGACGGAGAGCCTGCTATATGCCAGCGGAGCCATTTCAGAACCGGGGAGCGTCGAAAAAGGGACAACGAGGACGGACACCATGTTTTTGGAGCGGCAGCGTGGGATTACCATTCAAGCGGCAGTCACTTCCTTCCAGTGGCACAGATGTAAAGTTAACATTGTGGATACGCCCGGCCACATGGATTTTTTGGCGGAGGTGTACCGCTCTTTGGCTGTTTTAGATGGGGCCATCTTGGTGATCTCCGCTAAAGATGGCGTGCAGGCCCAGACCCGTATTCTGTTCCATGCCCTGCGGAAAATGAACATTCCCACCGTTATCTTTATCAACAAGATCGACCAGGCTGGCGTTGATTTGCAGAGCGTGGTTCAGTCTGTTCGGGATAAGCTCTCCGCCGATATTATCATCAAGCAGACGGTGTCGCTGTCCCCGGAAATAGTCCTGGAGGAAAATACCGACATAGAAGCATGGGATGCGGTCATCGAAAATAACGATGAATTATTGGAAAAGTATATCGCAGGAGAACCAATCAGCCGGGAAAAACTTGCGCGGGAGGAACAGCAGCGGGTTCAAGACGCCTCCCTGTTCCCAGTCTATCATGGCAGCGCCAAAAATGGCCTTGGCATTCAACCGTTGATGGATGCGGTGACAGGGCTGTTCCAACCGATTGGGGAACAGGGGGGCGCCGCCCTATGCGGCAGCGTTTTCAAGGTTGAGTACACCGATTGCGGCCAGCGGCGTGTCTATCTACGGTTATACAGCGGAACGCTGCGCCTGCGGGATACGGTGGCCCTGGCCGGGAGAGAAAAGCTGAAAATCACAGAGATGCGTATTCCATCCAAAGGGGAAATTGTTCGGACAGACACCGCTTATCAGGGTGAAATTGTTATCCTTCCCAGCGACAGCGTGAGGTTAAACGATGTATTAGGGGACCAAACCCGGCTCCCTCGTAAAAGGTGGCGCGAGGACCCCCTCCCCATGCTGCGGACGACGATTGCGCCGAAAACGGCAGCGCAAAGAGAACGGCTGCTGGACGCTCTTACGCAACTTGCGGATACTGACCCGCTTTTGCGTTGCGAAGTGGATTCCATCACCCATGAGATCATTCTTTCTTTTTTGGGCCGGGTGCAGTTGGAGGTTGTTTCCGCTTTGCTGTCGGAAAAATACAAGCTTGAAACAGTGGTAAAGGAACCCTCCGTCATTTATATGGAGCGGCCGCTCAAAGCAGCCAGCCACACCATCCATATCGAGGTGCCGCCCAACCCGTTTTGGGCATCCATAGGACTGTCTGTTACACCACTCTCGCTTGGCTCCGGTGTACAATACGAGAGCCGGGTTTCGCTGGGATACTTGAACCAGAGTTTTCAAAACGCTGTCAGGGATGGTATCCGTTACGGGCTGGAGCAGGGCTTGTTCGGCTGGAACGTAACGGACTGTAAGATTTGCTTTGAATACGGGCTTTATTACAGTCCGGTCAGCACGCCGGCGGACTTCCGCTCATTGGCCCCGATTGTATTGGAACAGGCATTGAAGGAATCGGGGACGCAGCTGCTGGAACCTTATCTCTCCTTCATCCTCTATGCGCCCCAGGAATACCTTTCCAGGGCTTATCATGATGCACCGAAATACTGTGCCACCATCGAAACGGCCCAGGTAAAAAAGGATGAAGTTGTCTTTACTGGCGAGATTCCCGCCCGCTGTATACAGGCATACCGTACTGATCTGGCCTTTTACACCAACGGGCGGAGCGTATGCCTTACAGAGCTGAAAGGATATCAGGCCGCTGTCGGTCAGCCGGTCATCCAGCCCCGCCGTCCAAACAGCCGCCTGGACAAGGTGCGCCATATGTTTCAGAAGGTAATGTAA